From a single Eleginops maclovinus isolate JMC-PN-2008 ecotype Puerto Natales chromosome 2, JC_Emac_rtc_rv5, whole genome shotgun sequence genomic region:
- the LOC134883959 gene encoding protein inscuteable homolog, with protein sequence MASDRMASPRSSSRQSSSLSSSPMSSRMQSLQVDSVQRWMEDLRHMTEVECMCVLQAKPIGVEEDAQQGELIVATGVGGGDHVARNNLQTLLRRALVVSTELGKMFQRLEKGRWQRVHSTAVRANCHVRSLVHEYSAARTTPPEMQKYEKSLLEKCMELTTITERCLHTDDEFFLKSMREAIHEILTDVSDSFSNMIDMALANEIRLLIKQIDCSDSVHTIGSAISNLLSLTQDGPQLCSIIAKEGAVVSLFKICRQDRFRDLYAHALRTVASICCVEEGINQLDKVDGILCLADILTDESSVEAARAEAAAVVAQITSPHHTSTQHLASFLESMHDIVTALIKLCDSASCGEVFLLASAALANITFFDSMACEILLQLNAIHILLQACRDRQRVDTPYSKDQVVTILANLSVLEQCASEVLQDQGIERLLLLLGEKPSSLSPSEGAACERVQQKAAVTLARLSRDPEVSQTAIQLKAVPRLIELCRSPTERNNSDSVLVACLAALRRLAAGCPDSIEAADHQQLIKPRLVDSFLLCSNMEESFV encoded by the exons TTCCCGCATGCAGTCCCTCCAGGTGGACTCGGTGCAGCGCTGGATGGAGGATCTCCGCCACATGACGGAGGTGGAGTGCATGTGTGTCCTGCAGGCCAAGCCCATCGGGGTGGAGGAGGACGCCCAGCAGGGGGAGCTGATCGTGGCAACAGGGGTCGGAGGAGGGGATCACGTGGCGAGGAACAACCTGCAGACGCTGCTCCGCCGGGCGCTGGTGGTCAGCACGGAGCTGGGCAAGATGTTCCAGCGACTGGAGAAAGGACGCTGGCAGAGGGTCCACAGCACCGCCGTCAGGGCGAACTGCCACGTGCGGTCGCTGGTGCACGAGTACAGCGCCGCCCGGACCACACCGCCAGAGATGCAGAAG TATGAGAAATCTCTGCTGGAGAAGTGTATGGAGCTGACCACTATCACAGAGAG gtgTCTGCACACCGATGATGAGTTCTTCCTGAAGTCGATGAGGGAGGCCATCCACGAGATCCTCACAGACGTCAGCGACTCCTTCAGCAACATGATCGACATGGCTTTAGCCAATGAGATCCGG CTCCTGATCAAACAGATTGACTGCTCGGACAGCGTGCACACCATCGGCAGCGCCATCAGTAACCTGCTGTCGCTCACACAGGACGGCCCTCAGCTCTGCAGCATCATCGCCAAG GAAGGAGCAGTGGTCTCCCTGTTCAAGATCTGCCGGCAGGACCGCTTCAGAGACCTGTACGCTCACGCTCTGAGGACGGTGGCCTCCATCTGCTGCGTGGAGGAGGGCATCAACCAACTGGACAAG gtcgATGGGATCCTGTGTCTGGCAGACATCCTCACAGATGAGAGCAGCGTGGAGGCAGCGAGGGCCGAGGCGGCGGCGGTTGTGGCTCAGATCACCTCGCCTCACCACACCTCCACCCAACACCTCGCCAGCTTCCTGGAGAGCATGCACGACATTGTCACCGCACTCATCA AGTTGTGCGACAGCGCCTCCTGTGGCGAGGTGTTCCTCCTGGCCTCTGCAGCTTTGGCTAACATCACGTTCTTCGACAGCATGGCCTGTGAGATCCTCCTGCAGCTCAACGCCATCCACATCCTGCTGCAGGCCTGCAGAGACCGCCAGAGGGTCGACACGCCCTACTCCAAAGACCAG GTGGTGACCATCTTGGCGAACCTGTCAGTCCTGGAGCAGTGTGCTTCTGAAGTCCTGCAAGACCAAG GAATCGAgcgtctgctgctgctgctgggagagaAGCCGTCCTCCCTCAGTCCATCGGAGGGCGCCGCCTGCGAGCGAGTTCAGCAGAAAGCCGCTGTGACTCTGGCCCGTctgagcagagaccctgaaGTCTCCCAAACAGCAATCCAGCTCAAAG CTGTTCCTCGTCTCATTGAGCTGTGTCGCTCCCCTACTGAGCGAAATAACAGCGACTCAGTGCTGGTCGCTTGCCTG gctgcCTTGAGGAGGCTTGCAGCGGGGTGTCCAGACAGCATCGAGGCAGCGGACCACCAGCAGCTGATCAAACCGCGGCTCGTCGACTCCTTCCTGCTGTGCTCCAACATGGAGGAGAGCTTCGTATGA